Part of the Paenibacillus guangzhouensis genome is shown below.
CACATCGATTTTCTTTCCCGTATCTCCTTCGTTATAACTGTGCAATTGCTCCGTCATCCGTCCCAATTCCTGCCTCAGCATCACCAGACGGATCAGCAGGAGAGCTGCTGCCGCCGCTAAAATAATTGCAAGGACAAGCAACAAGCTCCCCCTCCCGTCCCCTATTTAATATCTTTCCTTCGGAATATCAAAATGCCCAGAATCGCCGATACGCCAATCGTCAATATCGGCACAATCAGAAGAGCCGGCCAATCTCCGTTTTCGATGGTAAGCCGGCCAATATCGCCGATTAATTTGAAAATGGAATATTTATAAAGCGTATTAACAAAATCCACCTTATAACCTACGTTCGCCAGTATCACATCGATCATCAAGAAAAAAATCATCGAAAAGCCGATCGTTTTGCCGCTATCCGTAAAAATTGCAGTTATAAGCGCCCCGATGGCCGCGTAGGCCGCCGTATACAATAGCGTCAGACCGAGCACCCGCAGCAGGAATATCGCTCCGCTCCCCTCCGGCAATTGACCAAAGCCCGACAGCAGCGTGACCTCCACCGTGCTGACGATGGGGAAAACAAGCGAAATTGCCATTGCTCCGATCGCGAATACGGTCAGCTTGGCTGCATACAACCGTCCTCTTGTATTGCCCGATGACGCAATCGTCTTCATAACGCCGGTTGCATACTCGTTGGAGATAAAGAAGCCGGCCAACACCGCAACGCCGAATTTAATCACGTAGGCATTGCTCGAGAGAAAAGAGAGCAGGAATTCGGCCCCCGTATACTGCGGCTCACCGCTTGAGCGGTGATCAAAATAATATAGCAAAGGATACGCAAGCGATAGGACGGAAAGTGCGATCAGCAGCGTCCAGAACGACCGGTTTTTGCGAAGCTTGAAAAATTCCACTCGGATCAGGTTATACATGAGCAGAACCCCCGATCCGCTTCGTAAAATAGCTTTCCAGGTCTTCGCCCATCGGCATAAACTTCTCGATCGCAAGACCTGCTGAGAATAACGCCGACGACAATTGGCTCGGCTTCTCCATCCGGCTGTACAGCTTGATGACTCCATCCTGCATCACTTCAAAATCGACCGTTCCTAGCTCGTTTTGTATAACCGCGGCCGCCTTAATTGGATCATTCACTTCTATATAGATGTACTGCTGGCATTTTTCGTTTAGTTCATCGGCAGTCAGTTGCTCCAGCAATTTTCCGCGATGGATGATACCGTAATGGCTGGCCATCAAATGCAGTTCGCTAAGAATGTGGCTGGAGATCATGATCGTAATGCCCAGTTCCCGGTTTAACGTCTTTAACAACTCGCGCATTTCGATGACGCCCATCGGGTCCAAGCCATTGGTCGGCTCATCCAGAATTAGAAATTCGGGATCGCCCAGCAGCGCAATCGCAAGCCCCAATCGCTGCTTCATGCCGAGTGAGAAGTTTTTTGCTTTTTTGTTGCCTGTTCCCTGCAGTCCAACCTGCTTCAGCATCCTAGGGACGCAATCCTTGCCGGGGATGCCGCGCAAAATCCGATTTGCCTCTAAATTCTCGCTGGCAGTCATATGGGGGAACAGCGCGGGGCTTTCGATGATCG
Proteins encoded:
- a CDS encoding ABC transporter permease; translated protein: MYNLIRVEFFKLRKNRSFWTLLIALSVLSLAYPLLYYFDHRSSGEPQYTGAEFLLSFLSSNAYVIKFGVAVLAGFFISNEYATGVMKTIASSGNTRGRLYAAKLTVFAIGAMAISLVFPIVSTVEVTLLSGFGQLPEGSGAIFLLRVLGLTLLYTAAYAAIGALITAIFTDSGKTIGFSMIFFLMIDVILANVGYKVDFVNTLYKYSIFKLIGDIGRLTIENGDWPALLIVPILTIGVSAILGILIFRRKDIK
- a CDS encoding ATP-binding cassette domain-containing protein, with product MQEYVLKTNQLSKTFKGHRALDKVNLSIRKGAIYGFIGQNGAGKSTLIRLVTGLAFPSGGSMELFGASGEQALIQARKRIGSIIESPALFPHMTASENLEANRILRGIPGKDCVPRMLKQVGLQGTGNKKAKNFSLGMKQRLGLAIALLGDPEFLILDEPTNGLDPMGVIEMRELLKTLNRELGITIMISSHILSELHLMASHYGIIHRGKLLEQLTADELNEKCQQYIYIEVNDPIKAAAVIQNELGTVDFEVMQDGVIKLYSRMEKPSQLSSALFSAGLAIEKFMPMGEDLESYFTKRIGGSAHV